From a single Bos indicus isolate NIAB-ARS_2022 breed Sahiwal x Tharparkar chromosome 11, NIAB-ARS_B.indTharparkar_mat_pri_1.0, whole genome shotgun sequence genomic region:
- the FAM161A gene encoding protein FAM161A isoform X1, with amino-acid sequence MAASHRAAKLAASSLQTPVNPNTRARVAQYERKDPLNSLSAAAAAMEEEEEEEEKEAAARLARAPADFNTSISRVNEQKHISHEDFVNFSDIYHSNEEYFRKLEELKAAHIETMAKLEKLYQSKLNLKEVQPAVTREEAASVSSGSLSEKNSYHPVSLMTSISEPDLSQSSSLIVSSSEEELPNLEKKYSEKSGMMTYAKELINNMWTNFSVEDYIQHEDVNLPVLEKQRKKPKEWVPRITVPEPFQMMVREQKKKEENMKSKSDIEMVHKLLKKQEEESECKKKFRANPVPAFVFLPLYHDIVKQNEVRRRAMKERNKEALLASQKPFKFVAREEQKQAVREKQLKDFFKSKKKTNRFKARPVPRSTYSSTINDKLTEEELYKNMRAQQRTQDFLQNPSPRPYSPARRSFATRKSRGPEQAEKSKYKHRVRRQAADSEDLPERYQKHHSEQKYRKFLTVCEPCDLQAASHSATKREKILADIEADEENLKETRWPYLSPRRKSPVRAANTKPAPCSCNPPTPTVSSRGREQATRRSLEEKKMLEEERHRILTKQKQRMKELQKLLTTRAKAYDSHESLAQMSKSRIKALRKSEKERMREYRRELEEREEKLKNRPLLFERVAQKNARMAAEKHYSNTLKALGISDEFVSKKGQSGKIFEYFSNQEMKNFTEDKESFNEEEKIEERENGEENYLTDTNSQDSCKETDEVNEENGEEKCVEE; translated from the exons ATGGCCGCTTCGCACCGAGCGGCGAAGTTGGCGGCCAGCAGTCTCCAAACCCCGGTCAATCCCAACACCAGAGCGCGGGTCGCCCAGTACGAACGCAAAGACCCCTTGAATTCCCtgtcggcggcggcggcggccatggaggaagaggaggaagaagaagagaaagaggcgGCGGCACGGCTGGCGCGGGCGCCG GCTGATTTTAACACCAGCATTTCTAGGGTGAATGAACAAAAACATATAAGCCATGAGGATTTTGTGAACTTTTCTGATATTTACCACTCTAATGAAGAGTATTTCAGGAAACTAGAAGAGCTGAAGGCAGCCCACATAGAAACTATGGCAAAGTTAGAGAAATTGTACCAgagtaaattaaatttaaaggaaGTTCAACCAGcagtcaccagggaagaagcTGCTAGTGTCTCTTCTGG GTCTTTATCAGAAAAGAACTCCTATCACCCTGTCTCATTAATGACATCAATTTCAGAACCTGATTTAAGTCAGTCTTCCTCCTTGATTGTGTCTTCCTCTGAAGAAGAGTTGCCCAACTTAGAAAAAAAGTATTCTGAGAAAAGCGGTATGATGACCTATGCTAAGGAGCTCATCAACAACATGTGGACAAACTTCAGTGTAGAAGATTATATCCAGCATGAAGATGTCAACCTGCCAGtacttgaaaaacaaagaaagaaaccgAAGGAATGGGTGCCAAGGATTACAGTACCTGAGCCTTTTCAAATGATGGTTAGAgagcagaagaaaaaagaagagaacatgAAATCGAAATCAGATATTGAAATGGTACACAAACTGCTCAAGAAGCAAGAAGAGGAGTCAGAGTGTAAGAAAAAATTCCGAGCCAACCCAGTTCCTGCGTTCGTCTTTCTCCCCCTTTATCATGATATAGTCAAGCAAAATGAGGTACGGAGGAGGGCTATGAAGGAGAGAAACAAAGAAGCTCTTTTAGCCTCTCAAAAGCCCTTTAAGTTTGTTGCAAGGGAGGAACAGAAGCAAGCAGTTAGGGAAAAGCAGCTGAAAGACTTTTTTaagtctaaaaagaaaacaaatcgtTTTAAAGCCAGACCTGTACCTCGATCTACTTACAGTTCAACTATCAATGACAAGTTAACAGAAGAAGAACTCTATAAAAACATGAGGGCACAGCAGAGAACTCAAGACTTTTTACAGAATCCATCCCCTCGGCCTTACAGTCCAGCTCGCAGGAGTTTTGCTACAAGGAAGTCCAGGGGTCCTGAacaggctgagaagtccaagtaTAAACACAGGGTTAGGCGCCAGGCTGCTGATTCTGAAGACCTACCTGAGAGGTATCAGAAACACCACTCAGAACAGAAGTATCGCAAATTCCTGACAGTCTGTGAACCATGTGACCTTCAGGCAGCCTCACATTCAGCCactaaaagagagaaaattttggCAGACATTGAAGCAGATgaagagaatttaaaagaaacacGTTGGCCTTATCTGTCTCCAAGGCGCAAGTCACCAGTAAGGGCTGCAAACACAAAGCCTGCACCCTGTAGCTGCAACCCTCCAACGCCCACGGTGTCCTCCCGAGGAAGAGAGCAGGCCACAAG GAGATCActtgaggaaaagaaaatgttggaAGAAGAGAGACATCGGATATTAACTAAGCAGAAGCAAAGAATGAAAGAATTGCAGAAACTCCTGACAACCCGGGCTAAGGCTTATGACTCACATGAGAGTTTAGCTCAAATGTCTAAATCCAGAATAAAAGCTCTCAG aaagagtgaaaaggaaaggatGAGAGAATACCGACGAGAactagaagaaagagaagaaaaattaaaaaacaggccGCTGCTATTTGAAAGAGTTGCTCAG AAAAATGCAAGAATGGCAGCAGAAAAGCATTATTCTAACACTTTAAAAGCACTAGGAATATCTGATGAGTTTGTTTCAAAGAAAGGCCAAAGTGGAAAAATATTTGAGTACTTCAGCAATCAAGAGATGAAAAATTTCACTGAAGATAAAGAAAG ctttaatgaagaagaaaaaatagaagaaagagagaatgggGAAGAAAATTATCTTACTGATACCAACAGCCAAGATTCTTGCAAGGAAACAGATGAAGTCAATGAAGAGAATGGAGAAGAGAAATGTGTTGAAGAATAA
- the FAM161A gene encoding protein FAM161A isoform X2: protein MAASHRAAKLAASSLQTPVNPNTRARVAQYERKDPLNSLSAAAAAMEEEEEEEEKEAAARLARAPADFNTSISRVNEQKHISHEDFVNFSDIYHSNEEYFRKLEELKAAHIETMAKLEKLYQSKLNLKEVQPAVTREEAASVSSGSLSEKNSYHPVSLMTSISEPDLSQSSSLIVSSSEEELPNLEKKYSEKSGMMTYAKELINNMWTNFSVEDYIQHEDVNLPVLEKQRKKPKEWVPRITVPEPFQMMVREQKKKEENMKSKSDIEMVHKLLKKQEEESECKKKFRANPVPAFVFLPLYHDIVKQNEVRRRAMKERNKEALLASQKPFKFVAREEQKQAVREKQLKDFFKSKKKTNRFKARPVPRSTYSSTINDKLTEEELYKNMRAQQRTQDFLQNPSPRPYSPARRSFATRKSRGPEQAEKSKYKHRVRRQAADSEDLPERYQKHHSEQKYRKFLTVCEPCDLQAASHSATKREKILADIEADEENLKETRWPYLSPRRKSPVRAANTKPAPCSCNPPTPTVSSRGREQATRKSEKERMREYRRELEEREEKLKNRPLLFERVAQKNARMAAEKHYSNTLKALGISDEFVSKKGQSGKIFEYFSNQEMKNFTEDKESFNEEEKIEERENGEENYLTDTNSQDSCKETDEVNEENGEEKCVEE, encoded by the exons ATGGCCGCTTCGCACCGAGCGGCGAAGTTGGCGGCCAGCAGTCTCCAAACCCCGGTCAATCCCAACACCAGAGCGCGGGTCGCCCAGTACGAACGCAAAGACCCCTTGAATTCCCtgtcggcggcggcggcggccatggaggaagaggaggaagaagaagagaaagaggcgGCGGCACGGCTGGCGCGGGCGCCG GCTGATTTTAACACCAGCATTTCTAGGGTGAATGAACAAAAACATATAAGCCATGAGGATTTTGTGAACTTTTCTGATATTTACCACTCTAATGAAGAGTATTTCAGGAAACTAGAAGAGCTGAAGGCAGCCCACATAGAAACTATGGCAAAGTTAGAGAAATTGTACCAgagtaaattaaatttaaaggaaGTTCAACCAGcagtcaccagggaagaagcTGCTAGTGTCTCTTCTGG GTCTTTATCAGAAAAGAACTCCTATCACCCTGTCTCATTAATGACATCAATTTCAGAACCTGATTTAAGTCAGTCTTCCTCCTTGATTGTGTCTTCCTCTGAAGAAGAGTTGCCCAACTTAGAAAAAAAGTATTCTGAGAAAAGCGGTATGATGACCTATGCTAAGGAGCTCATCAACAACATGTGGACAAACTTCAGTGTAGAAGATTATATCCAGCATGAAGATGTCAACCTGCCAGtacttgaaaaacaaagaaagaaaccgAAGGAATGGGTGCCAAGGATTACAGTACCTGAGCCTTTTCAAATGATGGTTAGAgagcagaagaaaaaagaagagaacatgAAATCGAAATCAGATATTGAAATGGTACACAAACTGCTCAAGAAGCAAGAAGAGGAGTCAGAGTGTAAGAAAAAATTCCGAGCCAACCCAGTTCCTGCGTTCGTCTTTCTCCCCCTTTATCATGATATAGTCAAGCAAAATGAGGTACGGAGGAGGGCTATGAAGGAGAGAAACAAAGAAGCTCTTTTAGCCTCTCAAAAGCCCTTTAAGTTTGTTGCAAGGGAGGAACAGAAGCAAGCAGTTAGGGAAAAGCAGCTGAAAGACTTTTTTaagtctaaaaagaaaacaaatcgtTTTAAAGCCAGACCTGTACCTCGATCTACTTACAGTTCAACTATCAATGACAAGTTAACAGAAGAAGAACTCTATAAAAACATGAGGGCACAGCAGAGAACTCAAGACTTTTTACAGAATCCATCCCCTCGGCCTTACAGTCCAGCTCGCAGGAGTTTTGCTACAAGGAAGTCCAGGGGTCCTGAacaggctgagaagtccaagtaTAAACACAGGGTTAGGCGCCAGGCTGCTGATTCTGAAGACCTACCTGAGAGGTATCAGAAACACCACTCAGAACAGAAGTATCGCAAATTCCTGACAGTCTGTGAACCATGTGACCTTCAGGCAGCCTCACATTCAGCCactaaaagagagaaaattttggCAGACATTGAAGCAGATgaagagaatttaaaagaaacacGTTGGCCTTATCTGTCTCCAAGGCGCAAGTCACCAGTAAGGGCTGCAAACACAAAGCCTGCACCCTGTAGCTGCAACCCTCCAACGCCCACGGTGTCCTCCCGAGGAAGAGAGCAGGCCACAAG aaagagtgaaaaggaaaggatGAGAGAATACCGACGAGAactagaagaaagagaagaaaaattaaaaaacaggccGCTGCTATTTGAAAGAGTTGCTCAG AAAAATGCAAGAATGGCAGCAGAAAAGCATTATTCTAACACTTTAAAAGCACTAGGAATATCTGATGAGTTTGTTTCAAAGAAAGGCCAAAGTGGAAAAATATTTGAGTACTTCAGCAATCAAGAGATGAAAAATTTCACTGAAGATAAAGAAAG ctttaatgaagaagaaaaaatagaagaaagagagaatgggGAAGAAAATTATCTTACTGATACCAACAGCCAAGATTCTTGCAAGGAAACAGATGAAGTCAATGAAGAGAATGGAGAAGAGAAATGTGTTGAAGAATAA
- the FAM161A gene encoding protein FAM161A isoform X3, whose translation MAKLEKLYQSKLNLKEVQPAVTREEAASVSSGSLSEKNSYHPVSLMTSISEPDLSQSSSLIVSSSEEELPNLEKKYSEKSGMMTYAKELINNMWTNFSVEDYIQHEDVNLPVLEKQRKKPKEWVPRITVPEPFQMMVREQKKKEENMKSKSDIEMVHKLLKKQEEESECKKKFRANPVPAFVFLPLYHDIVKQNEVRRRAMKERNKEALLASQKPFKFVAREEQKQAVREKQLKDFFKSKKKTNRFKARPVPRSTYSSTINDKLTEEELYKNMRAQQRTQDFLQNPSPRPYSPARRSFATRKSRGPEQAEKSKYKHRVRRQAADSEDLPERYQKHHSEQKYRKFLTVCEPCDLQAASHSATKREKILADIEADEENLKETRWPYLSPRRKSPVRAANTKPAPCSCNPPTPTVSSRGREQATRRSLEEKKMLEEERHRILTKQKQRMKELQKLLTTRAKAYDSHESLAQMSKSRIKALRKSEKERMREYRRELEEREEKLKNRPLLFERVAQKNARMAAEKHYSNTLKALGISDEFVSKKGQSGKIFEYFSNQEMKNFTEDKESFNEEEKIEERENGEENYLTDTNSQDSCKETDEVNEENGEEKCVEE comes from the exons ATGGCAAAGTTAGAGAAATTGTACCAgagtaaattaaatttaaaggaaGTTCAACCAGcagtcaccagggaagaagcTGCTAGTGTCTCTTCTGG GTCTTTATCAGAAAAGAACTCCTATCACCCTGTCTCATTAATGACATCAATTTCAGAACCTGATTTAAGTCAGTCTTCCTCCTTGATTGTGTCTTCCTCTGAAGAAGAGTTGCCCAACTTAGAAAAAAAGTATTCTGAGAAAAGCGGTATGATGACCTATGCTAAGGAGCTCATCAACAACATGTGGACAAACTTCAGTGTAGAAGATTATATCCAGCATGAAGATGTCAACCTGCCAGtacttgaaaaacaaagaaagaaaccgAAGGAATGGGTGCCAAGGATTACAGTACCTGAGCCTTTTCAAATGATGGTTAGAgagcagaagaaaaaagaagagaacatgAAATCGAAATCAGATATTGAAATGGTACACAAACTGCTCAAGAAGCAAGAAGAGGAGTCAGAGTGTAAGAAAAAATTCCGAGCCAACCCAGTTCCTGCGTTCGTCTTTCTCCCCCTTTATCATGATATAGTCAAGCAAAATGAGGTACGGAGGAGGGCTATGAAGGAGAGAAACAAAGAAGCTCTTTTAGCCTCTCAAAAGCCCTTTAAGTTTGTTGCAAGGGAGGAACAGAAGCAAGCAGTTAGGGAAAAGCAGCTGAAAGACTTTTTTaagtctaaaaagaaaacaaatcgtTTTAAAGCCAGACCTGTACCTCGATCTACTTACAGTTCAACTATCAATGACAAGTTAACAGAAGAAGAACTCTATAAAAACATGAGGGCACAGCAGAGAACTCAAGACTTTTTACAGAATCCATCCCCTCGGCCTTACAGTCCAGCTCGCAGGAGTTTTGCTACAAGGAAGTCCAGGGGTCCTGAacaggctgagaagtccaagtaTAAACACAGGGTTAGGCGCCAGGCTGCTGATTCTGAAGACCTACCTGAGAGGTATCAGAAACACCACTCAGAACAGAAGTATCGCAAATTCCTGACAGTCTGTGAACCATGTGACCTTCAGGCAGCCTCACATTCAGCCactaaaagagagaaaattttggCAGACATTGAAGCAGATgaagagaatttaaaagaaacacGTTGGCCTTATCTGTCTCCAAGGCGCAAGTCACCAGTAAGGGCTGCAAACACAAAGCCTGCACCCTGTAGCTGCAACCCTCCAACGCCCACGGTGTCCTCCCGAGGAAGAGAGCAGGCCACAAG GAGATCActtgaggaaaagaaaatgttggaAGAAGAGAGACATCGGATATTAACTAAGCAGAAGCAAAGAATGAAAGAATTGCAGAAACTCCTGACAACCCGGGCTAAGGCTTATGACTCACATGAGAGTTTAGCTCAAATGTCTAAATCCAGAATAAAAGCTCTCAG aaagagtgaaaaggaaaggatGAGAGAATACCGACGAGAactagaagaaagagaagaaaaattaaaaaacaggccGCTGCTATTTGAAAGAGTTGCTCAG AAAAATGCAAGAATGGCAGCAGAAAAGCATTATTCTAACACTTTAAAAGCACTAGGAATATCTGATGAGTTTGTTTCAAAGAAAGGCCAAAGTGGAAAAATATTTGAGTACTTCAGCAATCAAGAGATGAAAAATTTCACTGAAGATAAAGAAAG ctttaatgaagaagaaaaaatagaagaaagagagaatgggGAAGAAAATTATCTTACTGATACCAACAGCCAAGATTCTTGCAAGGAAACAGATGAAGTCAATGAAGAGAATGGAGAAGAGAAATGTGTTGAAGAATAA